The following are encoded in a window of Castanea sativa cultivar Marrone di Chiusa Pesio chromosome 5, ASM4071231v1 genomic DNA:
- the LOC142635970 gene encoding cysteine-rich receptor-like protein kinase 10 — MVLVGSGYMSPEYAMQGRFSVKSDVFSFGVLILEIISGKKNNCFYQSEHDEDLLSYTWKQWKNGTPIELLDPTIRGSHSRNEVIRCIHIGLLCVQENPANRPTMATVVLMLDSYSVSLQLPQQPAFLLRNKANRNMPKRELQHDSLSSQSVPLYPR, encoded by the exons ATGGTACTCGTTGGTAGTGGTTACATGTCTCCAGAGTATGCAATGCAAGGACGATTCTCAGTAAAGTCTGACGTGTTTAGTTTTGGTGTCCTAATTCTAGAGATTATAAGTGGCAAGAAGAACAATTGTTTCTATCAGTCAGAACATGATGAGGACCTCTTAAGCTAT ACTTGGAAACAATGGAAAAATGGGACACCCATTGAATTGCTGGATCCAACTATAAGAGGTTCCCATTCAAGAAATGAAGTCATTAGATGCATCCATATTGGGTTATTGTGTGTTCAAGAAAACCCAGCCAACCGACCTACAATGGCAACGGTAGTTCTCATGCTTGACAGTTATTCTGTTAGCCTGCAGTTACCCCAGCAGCCAGCATTTTTGCTTCGGAATAAAGCAAACAGGAATATGCCAAAAAGGGAGCTGCAACATGATAGTCTTTCAAGCCAGTCGGTGCCATTGTATCCTCGATAG